A stretch of Carya illinoinensis cultivar Pawnee chromosome 14, C.illinoinensisPawnee_v1, whole genome shotgun sequence DNA encodes these proteins:
- the LOC122294326 gene encoding probable ADP-ribosylation factor GTPase-activating protein AGD11 isoform X1, whose protein sequence is METSTRRENCDPDNVSGSMSSLYDLLCSDTPNWSLQSNRMSNPGPQQRLESLSHQSGNMFCADCGSPDPKWVSLSLGVFICIKCSGVHRSLGVHISKVLSMKLDEWTDEQVEALEILGGNFEVNKKYEACIPDKLKKPKPESSIEDRVNFIRRKYEQLEFLNSDDSMSCPFSPSHKRSSSSPSSSLSTYSAQDKKQYEKQTTRNRIGQAFCSNWGRKDNEHKASKKSNLLVGMVEFIGLIKVNVVRGTNLAIRDVMTSDPYVILALGHQSVKTRVIKSNLNPVWNESLMLSIPENIPPLKVLVYDKDTFKNDDFMGEAEIDIQPLVVAAKAYENSVINESMQLGKWLASKDNTLVKDSVINLEDGRVRQEISLRLQKVERGVLEIELECVPLTQ, encoded by the exons GTTCCATGTCAAGCTTATATGATCTCCTATGTTCAGATACACCAAATTGGAGTTTACAAAGCAATCGAATGTCAAATCCTG GTCCTCAACAAAGGTTGGAGAGTCTTTCACATCAATCCGGCAATATGTTCTGTGCAGATTGTGGATCTCCTGATCCAAAATGGGT ATCCTTAAGTCTCGGAGTATTTATTTGTATCAAGTGTTCCGGTGTACATAGAAGCCTTGGTGTGCATATTTCAAAG GTTTTGTCAATGAAGCTAGATGAATGGACAGATGAACAAGTTGAGGCTTTGGAAATTCTGGGTGGAAATTTTGAAGTTAACAAGAAGTATGAAGCTTGCATTCCAGATAAACTTAAGAAACCAAAACCAGAGTCCTCTATTGAGGACCGGGTTAATTTTATTAG GAGAAAATATGAGCAGCTAGAATTTCTGAATTCTGATGATTCGATGTCTTGCCCCTTCTCACCATCTCATAAAAGGAGTTCATCAAGCCCAAGCAGTTCTTTGAGCACCTACTCTGCCCAAGATAAGAAACAATATGAGAAACAAACAACTAGAAATCGTATTGGCCAGGCATTTTGCAGCAACTGGGGAAGAAAAGACAATGAGCACAAGGCCTCTAAGAAGAGCAACTTATTG GTAGGCATGGTTGAATTCATTGGATTGATAAAGGTCAATGTGGTTAGAGGCACCAATCTAGCTATCCGGGATGTTATGACTAGTGACCCCTATGTCATCCTTGCGCTTGGTCATCAA TCAGTAAAGACACGTGTCATCAAGAGTAACCTGAACCCAGTGTGGAATGAAAGCCTGATGCTGTCAATTCCAGAAAACATTCCTCCTCTAAAAGTG CTTGTCTATGACAAAGATACATTCAAGAATGATGATTTCATGGGTGAGGCCGAAATTGACATTCAACCCCTTGTCGTTGCTGCCAAAGCCTATGAGAACTCCGTGATCAATGAGTCGATGCAGCTTGGGAAGTGGTTGGCAAGCAAGGATAACACCCTGGTAAAAGATAGTGTCATCAACCTAGAAGATGGGAGGGTCAGACAGGAAATCAGTCTCAGACTGCAGAAGGTTGAGAGAGGTGTGCTGGAGATTGAGCTTGAGTGTGTTCCTCTTACTCAATAG
- the LOC122294326 gene encoding probable ADP-ribosylation factor GTPase-activating protein AGD11 isoform X2 — METSTRRENCDPDNVSGSMSSLYDLLCSDTPNWSLQSNRMSNPGPQQRLESLSHQSGNMFCADCGSPDPKWVSLSLGVFICIKCSGVHRSLGVHISKVLSMKLDEWTDEQVEALEILGGNFEVNKKYEACIPDKLKKPKPESSIEDRVNFIRRKYEQLEFLNSDDSMSCPFSPSHKRSSSSPSSSLSTYSAQDKKQYEKQTTRNRIGQAFCSNWGRKDNEHKASKKSNLLLVYDKDTFKNDDFMGEAEIDIQPLVVAAKAYENSVINESMQLGKWLASKDNTLVKDSVINLEDGRVRQEISLRLQKVERGVLEIELECVPLTQ, encoded by the exons GTTCCATGTCAAGCTTATATGATCTCCTATGTTCAGATACACCAAATTGGAGTTTACAAAGCAATCGAATGTCAAATCCTG GTCCTCAACAAAGGTTGGAGAGTCTTTCACATCAATCCGGCAATATGTTCTGTGCAGATTGTGGATCTCCTGATCCAAAATGGGT ATCCTTAAGTCTCGGAGTATTTATTTGTATCAAGTGTTCCGGTGTACATAGAAGCCTTGGTGTGCATATTTCAAAG GTTTTGTCAATGAAGCTAGATGAATGGACAGATGAACAAGTTGAGGCTTTGGAAATTCTGGGTGGAAATTTTGAAGTTAACAAGAAGTATGAAGCTTGCATTCCAGATAAACTTAAGAAACCAAAACCAGAGTCCTCTATTGAGGACCGGGTTAATTTTATTAG GAGAAAATATGAGCAGCTAGAATTTCTGAATTCTGATGATTCGATGTCTTGCCCCTTCTCACCATCTCATAAAAGGAGTTCATCAAGCCCAAGCAGTTCTTTGAGCACCTACTCTGCCCAAGATAAGAAACAATATGAGAAACAAACAACTAGAAATCGTATTGGCCAGGCATTTTGCAGCAACTGGGGAAGAAAAGACAATGAGCACAAGGCCTCTAAGAAGAGCAACTTATTG CTTGTCTATGACAAAGATACATTCAAGAATGATGATTTCATGGGTGAGGCCGAAATTGACATTCAACCCCTTGTCGTTGCTGCCAAAGCCTATGAGAACTCCGTGATCAATGAGTCGATGCAGCTTGGGAAGTGGTTGGCAAGCAAGGATAACACCCTGGTAAAAGATAGTGTCATCAACCTAGAAGATGGGAGGGTCAGACAGGAAATCAGTCTCAGACTGCAGAAGGTTGAGAGAGGTGTGCTGGAGATTGAGCTTGAGTGTGTTCCTCTTACTCAATAG
- the LOC122294330 gene encoding uncharacterized protein At5g39865-like, with protein MAEFENHAEFSVKSKSSSFFNRSLTLSNPTSTVSPQKPYLQAALSLDRSGSGSFLKLYNSIESVRSAGNAIKGKVKQLRSFFESSTNGEESQPQSQPQSQLLPSKLKPATKSIGSGSGSSTKRLPGTEDRIVVYFTSLRGVRRTFEDCYAVRMILRGFRVWVDERDVSMDSAYRKELQSVLGEKNVTLPQVFVRGNYLGGAEVIKQLFEVGELAKILKGFPVQKPGFVCESCGDVRFAPCDTCNGSRKVFDEDEDRVKRCLECNENGLVRCPYCCY; from the coding sequence ATGGCGGAATTCGAGAATCACGCGGAATTCTCGGTCAAATCCAAATCCTCATCGTTCTTCAATCGCTCCCTTACCTTGAGCAACCCGACCTCCACTGTTTCCCCTCAGAAACCCTACCTCCAGGCCGCTCTGAGTCTTGACCGGAGCGGCTCCGGTTCGTTCCTGAAACTCTACAATTCCATCGAATCGGTCCGGTCCGCCGGCAATGCCATCAAAGGTAAGGTCAAGCAGCTCCGCAGTTTTTTTGAATCCTCGACAAACGGAGAGGAATCGCAGCCCCAATCGCAACCGCAATCCCAATTGCTGCCTAGCAAGCTCAAACCTGCAACAAAATCGATCGGTTCGGGGTCCGGTAGCTCCACGAAACGTTTACCGGGCACTGAAGACCGAATCGTTGTGTACTTCACGAGCTTACGCGGAGTTCGGAGGACCTTCGAGGACTGCTATGCGGTGAGGATGATATTACGGGGGTTTCGGGTGTGGGTCGATGAGCGGGACGTATCCATGGACTCGGCATACAGAAAAGAGTTGCAGAGTGTGTTGGGAGAGAAGAATGTGACCCTGCCACAGGTGTTTGTGAGAGGGAATTACTTGGGAGGCGCTGAGGTGATCAAGCAGCTCTTCGAAGTTGGGGAATTGGCGAAAATTTTAAAAGGGTTTCCTGTTCAGAAACCCGGGTTTGTCTGCGAGAGCTGCGGGGACGTGAGGTTCGCGCCTTGCGATACTTGCAATGGAAGTAGAAAGGTATTTGACGAGGATGAAGATAGAGTCAAGAGGTGCCTGGAGTGCAACGAGAACGGCTTGGTTCGGTGCCCGTATTGCTGTTACTGA